CCGGGCAACGCCACCGAAGGCCATCCCCTCGGCCTGCTGCCCGACGAGTTCTTCGTCCTCGGCGACAACAGCCCCAACTCCTCCGATTGCCGATTGTGGACGATCGCTCGGCCGGTCGTCCCCCACCGCAACCTGGTGGGCAAGGCCTTCTTCGTGTATTGGCCGTCGGCGGGTCGGCGGACGCCTCTGGCGGTCCCCCTGATGCCGGACCCGACCGGCTGGCGCTTCGTCCACTGAGACGCTGCTTAACCGCAAAGGGCGCAAAGAACGCAAAGAAAAACGCAATTGGGGAACGCAAAACGAAGGACAGCAGAAGGCATCCGACACATGCAGTAGTGCCGTTCCCCAGTCCTGCCTTTCTTGGCGTTCTTTGCGCCCTTTGCGGTTGAAGAAGAGCGCGGCAGGCCCTGGGCAGAGGCTTGCAACGCCCCCGGTGGGCGTGTATCGTGGGTCCGCGGTTCAATAGGCGGAGGGCATTCTTGGAACTTCTGAAC
Above is a window of Planctomycetota bacterium DNA encoding:
- a CDS encoding S26 family signal peptidase, with the translated sequence PGNATEGHPLGLLPDEFFVLGDNSPNSSDCRLWTIARPVVPHRNLVGKAFFVYWPSAGRRTPLAVPLMPDPTGWRFVH